In Thermococcus chitonophagus, the genomic stretch ATCTTGGGAAAACGTGACAATAAGGGATGTGCTGAGGTACAGATCGCTTCTCGTGATGGGCCAGGTGAGAGTTGACGTTGATGTGAGGAAATCTGGAAGGATGATAGAGAGCATTCAAGAGCTTGCACTCTCTTCTAGGCCCGTTGATAGTGAAATTCTGTTAAAGGGAAAACCAATTGTTAAAGTCCTGCCAAGCGAATTTGCTCCTCCTATAGGACCCAGAGGATTGTTAAAGAAGTTTGAGGTAGTCGAAAATCCAAAAGTTCCCAGGAAGGTTGATTCAGTTGTTAGTGATGAACTGAAGGCAAGAGATGCGGTGGTAACTCTATATGAGGCTGGATTTGATGAGTACTACATCATAAGATTACTCTCTGCAGGTCTCCTTGGTATAAAGAAGAAGATCGTTCCGACGAGGTGGAGCATCACAGCCGTCCAGGACACAATAGGGAACTACTTAAGAAAGATCATCCTGAACTATGGCACTGTAGATAAGTACGAGCTGTATCTCCATGAATTCCTGGGGAACAGGTATGTAGTGTTGTTGCTTCCCAGAAGATACTCTTTTGAGCTCCTAGAAGTTTGGCTCAAGGGTTCCCTCTTCGGTAGTGATGAGCCTACGGTAATTCACGACTACGAGGACTTTAGGGGTATAAAGGGGTATGCAGAAGAGACAAGTGGGGCTTACTATGCGGCTAGACTAAGCGTTCTAGAGCACTTGAGAAAGAGACGGAGGCAGGCAAGTGCCATTGTGTTTAGGGAAGTCACTCCTGCGTATTATGCTCCGGTTGGCGTGTGGCAAATTAGGATTGGGGTTAAAAAGGCTTTGGAAAATGAGCCGAGAATTTTTGAAACTCTTACGGAAGCTTTAAATGAAGTTGGGAAAATATTGCAACATCCCCTTGATAAGTATCTGGAGAAGAGCTGGCTACTTAAGCAGCTGAGGCAGAGGAGTATTGAGGCCTTCCTGGGGGTTTCGGGATGGAAAGGAAAATAGCTAGGATAATGGGGAAGAGGAAATTGGTTCTCCTTGCTCGAAAAGAAGAGCTCAGCCATAATATAAAGTACATCTCAAAGGTTCCCGTGAGAATAGTTATGGACAAGGAGTTCCTGAAAGTGCATCCTGAGACCCCCATCTTCGAGCTTATAAACATGTTTACGAGTGAAGAAACTTCGGCTGTTGTTGTTGATGAAAACGATCGGCTTATAGGATTTATAACGATGAAGGATATCCTTAGCTATTTTATTCCTCCCAGGAAGTATTCAGTTGTCGGCTTTGGAATGCTGAAAAGGTATTCCTTAACTAGAGCTTCACGAGTTGCCGATGTGATGGTCAAAAGACCTATAACGATAAGCGTCAATGATGATCTTGGACATGCAATAAAGCTCATGATTGAGACTGGGAAGCATCACCTTCCAGTCATCGATGAGAACAGGAGGGTGCACGGTATACTTGAAGTTAAGGATATAATAAGACTGATCAGGATCGTCTCAACATAGGCCAGGATGTTAGGGGATTCGGCAAGATGTGCAACCAAACGTTTATAAGCCTCCTTTCCAAAAATTTGAAGAGGGCTGAAAAAAAAAAAAAAAAAAAACAGTTCTAAAAACTCCGGAGAGAAAATGAGAGAGGAAGTAATCCTAGACATCCAAAAGCTCCTTTCCCTAAGTGATGAGGAAGTGTTGAATGCAGTGCGAAAATTAAGAGGTGAGGTTATCTGTCCCTATTGTGGATCTCGTGAAATCGTTAAGATTGGTTTCATAAATAGGAAAAGCGGTTTTGAGGTTCAGCGATTTAAGTGCAAGAATTGTGGCAAGACATTCAATGAGCTTGATGGGACACCTCTGAGCGGTGTTCATTCATTGAGGAGGATAGTACTTATAGCATACTTTGCACTGTACTTGAAGTTCACACCATCAACTATTATGGCTATAGTTGACTTAAAGTATCCAACCGTTGTTAGATTATACAAAAGAGTCATTGAGAATAAGGAATTTTTCAATGAACTGTTGGAATTGTTACTAAATGAACAGTAAATTTATTCAGTATTATAAATTTGTTTATTCTAAAGATATGTTCGGAAATCGAACTTGTTAATTTGTTTATACAAAATAATCCTGATTACTTTTCTGGTATAGAGTATTAAATATTTGGACCCTTTTCTATTCTCAACAATTTTTGTTAATTTTGGACATTTGTTATAAAAATATATCTATCTGTAACATCATGTAATAAAAATTTTGAACAAAAGTGCACACAAAACTTAAAATTCTCAAATAATTGTTATATTATGTGACAGGTGGTGGGGTAGCTATGGAGATCTCGGATGTCCTCGAGAAAGAAAAGATAAGCGTCCTTGTTGAATACACGTCCGAAGATGTGCTAGGCCCTACAGTATTTACAATACTACAAAGGATCATAGACAAATATGGGGACAGAGCCCTGATAATAATTACGGACTTCCTCGATACCCTACCAATATACAAGTATCAGGCAGAATTGCTCGGCATGAAAACTGACCTTATAGAGAATGTGCCGGTAATAAAGGTAGGAGGGAAGATTAGCGTCGGGAACGTTCTTCACAAAATTCCAATTTCAGCGTATCCAGTGTACAAGACCTTATACGAAGAGGCTCTAGGAAAGCTACTAGACAACGTTAGACATCATAATGGATTCTTCATTAACATGCAGCTCGGCATAGAAAACATAATGAACATCTTTGACAAGAAAGAGTTAATCGAGCAGGTTCATGACATAGGGGAATACGTTGTCACGAAAAACAAGGACGTCAGAGACATAGTCTTCTTGAATACTGATTCTATGAGGAATGTTTCTCTACAAGTCGTTTCAATGCTGAAAATGATATTTCCAATAGTTCTGAAGCTCACAAACGATGGTAAATCCTTCGTTGTTAGCAAAAGCGTTTTTCCTAACCTAAAGGGAAGCAGCGGGACAATATGGGAGGTGATGGAGTAAATGAAATTCAAGAAGAAGCTGACCTTATCGATATTCCTTCCTCTCGTCTTGGCTGTTGTAACGGCAATAGTGATAGAGAACATGGCAATATCTGACCTCTACGATAACCTTGAAAAGACTATGCAGATAGTCAGATCTGGGGGTTCTGCTGAAGCGATACAGTCTAGCATGGCCTCCGCCCTCTCTCAGCTCAAGAAAACCCTATGGATCAGCATAGGGGCTATGGCCGCAGTCGCTGTAGGGTCTGGAGTCGTTGCCTATGGTCTAATGAAGTCTGCACTTGATCCTGTAAGTAAAATGGCAAGAGTTGCAGAGAACATAGCCCAAGGAAGGTTGAATTATGCTAGGAGAATGATAACGGAGATACAATACAGGGAAAGGGACGAAATAGGAAAACTTCTGGAGGCCTTTAGGTCAATATCCCAGGATGTTCTCAGAACCCTTGAAGTCATCACCGAGAGAATGGAGAAAATTGCCGAGGGGGACGTGAGAGACGATATAACCTTACATGCGAAAGGTGATTTCGAAAGTATCCTCAATGCTATGAGAAGAACGGTAACTCAGCTGAGAACCTTAATGAAAACTGTGAAGGATTTGGCCTTGACCCTAGAGAAGAGGGCTGATGAGCTGACCAGGATAGCTTCAGAAATCACTGAAGCTGTGAATCAAGTTGCAGAGGCTATCCAGCAGGTAAGTACTGAAGCCCAGAGGCAACAGGAAAACATAAGCATGATAATGGATGGCATGAACATAACTGCAGATGTTACCCAGAAGACTGTCGATGCAATGGAAGAGTTCAGTGGGATTGTTAATGAGGTAATATCGATAGCTAGAGAGGGCAAGGAGAAAGGTGAGAAAGCGATAACTCAAGTGGGAGACATTCAGGAGGCCATGAAAGTCATTAGGGATGCAGTTCAAGAAGTTGCCGAGATGAGCAAGAACGTTGGCGAGATAATAAACACGATAGCAGATATAGCTGAGCAGACTAACCTTCTAGCATTGAATGCAGCAATAGAAGCAGCTAGGGCAGGTGAGCTCGGAAGAGGCTTTGCTGTTGTTGCCCAGGAAGTTAGGAACTTGGCTGAAGAAAGCAAAGATGCTGCTGATAGGATAAGATCCATCCTTAGGGACATCCAAGAGAAAGTCGAGCGGGCAGTCGAAGAGACCGAGAGAGGCGTTAAGATAGTAGATAACTCCGTTGATTTCCTGAAGGAGACTGTTGGCTATCTAATGAACATAGGGGAGTTGCTAGATGATGTGGAGGAGAGGCTCAATGCCGTTAAATCTGAAATCACCAATACCCAGGAGCACGTTGAGAATGCTAAGAGGGCTCTCGAAAATCTGGCGGCGAGTGCAGAAGAGATGACTGCTAGCGCACAAGAAGTTAGCGCGAGTGCTGAGGAGCAGGCGTCATCTCTAGAAGAGGTTAAGAGGAACATAATAGAGCTCAGGAACATAGTCAAGGATCTTAGAAAGGCTATTGAGTTCATAAAGGTTGAGGGGTGATTTTCCTTATGGATTCCTCTTTTGAATTCTTTTCTCCCATACCTATTGATATCGAGGAAATAGACAGGGCAATCGGAGGAGGGTTGATAAGGGGTACGACAATTACAATAATGTACGATGCGTTTTCTCTAGGCTGGGCCCTCGGCTTTGAAATCTTCAAGAACATGCTCTTTAGGAATTCATTTGGCGTGATCCACAATTACAGCCTCCCTGTAATAAAGCTGATATCTCGGGCTTCCTTTGTGGGATTGAATCTTCAAAGGTTGGCTCGAGAAGAGAGGAGAGTGAAGATTCTTGATATATTTGGATCAAAGTACGATATTCCTCCTTATGATGATTATGTTATCACAATACCAAATCCCACGGAGGAAACATTAACTCCAAAAATAGAGAGAGTTTATGAGGAAAGAATTTACCCAATAGCCGGTGAGAAGAGAATAGTCAAGCTAATTTACACCTTGGATGGTGTCGTAACGCTATTCGATGAGAATGTCACTATAAAGTTGCTGAATGCGGAGGTTGCCCATCTCGCAAAGGTGTATAAAAGGAGGGATATAATCTCAATATTCCTCCTTAACATGGATGTCGTGTCGAGAAAGTTTGTCGCTTGGGTTTCCGGTTTGAGTGACGTTGTCATAGTATTCAACTCGAGAATCGGGGATGGTGAGCTCGTTGAGACCATGAGCATACTCAAGTCTCCTAACCCGGACTTTGAGCCAAGTACGTATGAATTTAAAATTGCAGCTAATGATGGAGCACACTCCTTATCCTTCAGGAAGTCAGAAAGGAACGCATAACCTTTTTATTTCTCTTGCTTGATTCTCTTAACGTTATGAAAGCAATCGAAGTGAAGAACCTCAGGAAGCTCTACCCTAAGAAGATCCCTCTCCCCTTCAGAAAAGTTGAGTGGTTTGAGGCGTTAAAGGGGATAAGTTTCACCGTTAAAAGGGGAGAGTTATTTGGCTTATTGGGTCCTAATGGTGCAGGTAAAACCACGACGATAAAAATACTAACCACGCTCCTTGAGCCGACATCCGGTGAGGCCAGGGTTTTGGGTTACGACGTGGTTAAAGAGGCGAGGGAAGTAAGGAAGAGGATAAATCTTGTCGCTGAAGGTGAAAGAACCCTCTACTGGAGGCTTACAGCTTACGAAAACTTGAGGTACTTCGCCAGCATCTACTATGTTCCAAAGCGTGAAGCCGAGGAGAGGATTGAGGAACTCCTAAAGATGGTGGGCCTGTGGGAGAGGAGGAATGACCTAGTCATGAACTACTCGAGGGGAATGAAGCAGCGCTTGGCTATAGCTAAAGCCCTAATCAACGATCCGGAAGTTCTCTTTCTAGATGAACCGACTTTAGGTCTGGATGTTCAGAGCGCGATATTCGTTAGGGAGCTTGTTAAAAGGCTCGTTGAGGAGGAGGGCAAGACAGTTCTATTGACGACTCACTACATGCATGAGGCCGAAGAACTTTGCGACAGGATAGCGATAATAGATCACGGGAGGATAATAGCATTAGATACTCCCGAGGGTCTGAAGAAGCTCGTCAAAGATGAGACGATAGTTGAAGTCAGAGTGAGGAACTACCCTGGGGACAATCCGTTTGGGTTAGCTAAGGTGTCTGAGGAGAATGGGGTCACGGTTCTGAGGGGTAGCCTCGATGAGGAGGACATCCCTAAGCTCGTCGAGTTCCTGGTTAGGAGAAATGCCAAGGTTCTTTCGGTCGAAGTTAAGGAGCCAACCCTTGAGGACGTTTTCATAAAGCTCACGGGGAGGGGGCTGAGGGATTGAGCATACTCGCGATAATTGACAAGGAGTTCAGGATGTTCTTCCGCTATCCTCTAAGGGTTATTAGCTCCCTGCTGGTTGGTATAGTCTTCCTAGTTCAGTTCATATATTTCGGTCAAGCCATTCTTGGTGGTAGATTTTCCCCCCTCCTTCAGGCCTCGACGGGTGTGGGTGATTATCCGACGTACGTTCTCATAGGGTATACACTATGGTGGGTCTCCGTTTCGCCGATGGAAGCTTCAGTTTGGGGAATAAGGAGAGAGCTTCAGAGGGGAACGTTCGAGAGCAACGTTGCATCCCCAACGGGGATATTAAAGATGATTTTGGGCCTTGCCATAGCTTGGATGCTCATGGATTCTGCCCTAATGCTTGCCGTATTCGTGTTTGGTGTTTTAGCCTTTCACATACCGATAAGCCTAACCGCAGTGATTAAGGTAACCCCAGTTCTATTCCTCTCGTTCTTGGCCTTCCTGGGCTTTGGCTTCATGTTCTCCGGGCTAGTGATGATGCTCAAGAACATAGGGCCCCTAGCCAATATCCTCGAGTTCGCTATCCTCTTCCTTTCGGGAGTTTTCTTCCCTCTCTCTACCCTCCCCCAGGATGTAAGGGCTATTTCCTCCCTAATCCCACTAACCCATGCAGCAAACGCTATCAGAAAGCTTTTCCTTGGCTACACGTACTCCGCGGTCTCTCATGAGATAAAGTGGATGATCATCTTAATCCCATTGTACTGGGCGGTAAGCTTGGCCATATTTAAGTGGGCGGAGAGGATAACGAGGATGATGGGCTATGGAGGCTACTGAGCTTAGAGCATTAATGGGCGTTGCAAGGAAGAGCTGGAAGGTGTTCCTGAGCTATAAAGCGTGGTTCGTCAGCGAGATAGCTATGGGGCTCTTTTTTGTAGCAAACGCCCTGCTGATAGGCTTGGGCCTCACGGGGAAGAGGACATCAGAGGCACTTGCAAGGCTTACGGGTTACTCCGACTACCTGACGTTTGCCGTCTTGGGCTTCATGGTTCTGGCATTCGGCCTTACGTTCATGAGTGGCTTCGTGTGGAGCATAGTCGATGAGCTATATGCTGGAACCCTTGAGTACTCATTTGCCGCCCCGATGAGAAGGATAACTTTCTTCCTGGGGAACGTCCTAGTTAGGCTGGTCTTAAACTTCCTATACCTTGCAGTTTATGTTCCGCTGTTCTATTTTGTCTTTGGCCTAACTCTAAGCTTTTCCGGACTGCTGAAGGGCCTTTTGATTCTCCTTCTAGGATCGATTGGCATGATAGGTCTTGGCATGACCGTAGCTGGAATAGTGCTTTACCTAAAAGATCCTGGACCCTTCATAAACGTCATGGAGATGCTGGTCTTTGCGCTCAGTGGTGCCATGTATCCTGTGGAGATTCTTCCTAACACTCTCCGACTTTTGGCACTTATCCTTCCATATGCTCCAACCACTGAGGCAGTTAGAAGTGTAGTTGCTCATGGGTTAGCTGAAAGTTTGGCTAAAATAGCTTATTTAACAGCAATATCCTTGGCATATCTGATCCTTGGATACTTGGGTTATAAATGGAGCGAGAAGAGGGCAAGGGAGGTAGGTCTAAAGAGCTATTAAAGGGGGATTTCGAGCTTGAGCCCTCTGGCAATTTTTCTTATTTCATCAAGGGGTCTAATGGCTGTTCTTGCCCCTACCTCTTGAACCGTTAAATAAGCTAAGAGCATCCCGAGCTTAGCCGAGCTTACAACGTCCCATCCGTTGAGAAAGCCGTATATGAAGCCCGCATTGAATGAATCTCCACCTCCGGTTGTATCAACGACCTTAGCCGATAATCCCCTTATTTCATGTACCTCTCCACTCTCATCCCTAACGAGAGCTCCACCACCATTCAAGGTTGCTATAGCTATCCTAGCCTTCACATCCTTTATCTTTTCTAAGTTGCCATACTTTCTCTTGAATTCGTCCTCGTTCATCATCAAGATGTCAAGCTTCTCCTCGATATCCTGGGGAACTTCCATTTCTCCGGGATCAAATGAAACTGTTAATCCCAACCTTTTAGCCTTCTCAATTGCCTCCCTTATGAGCTCTATAGGGTTAGAGGAGAGGTGAAGGTGTCTTGCTCTCGCCAAGTATTCCTCCTTCACTTCTTTGAATCTGTTTGCCCCAGGATACTTGACTATTCTCTTATCCTCTCCCTTTACCATCATTACCGCAACTCCAGTTGCGTCATCAACGATCTTAATTCCCCCAGTATCTACACCTACTTTCTTGAAGTACTCTATGTGTAACCTCCCAAAGTCATCATTGCCAACAGCCCCGATGAATCCCACTCTAAGTCTTAAGCTTGCCAGCCAGCTTGCCGTATTCCCTGCGGAACCTCCAAGCCCTGTATACACTGATTTTGCATTAACCTTCTCATGGAACTCTGGGAACTTCTCCATTAGAAACGTTATGTCGTAATTGAGGTTGCCCATACAGATTACATCGAGCTTCATCTCATCACCTGACTGAGTTATGTAACCAGGGCTATTTAACATACCTGCCGAAAGGTTTAAAAGCCATGATATTTTAATAACTATTGGTAACAAAAAAGTGAGAGGGGGGTGAGGAAAATGGTGGTAAGGAGAAGAAGGTGGGACGTATGGGATCCATTTGATTTGATAAGAGAAATTCAGGAGGAAATTGATGCAATGTTCGATGAGTTCTTCAGCAGGCCAAGATTCTGGACTTATAGGAGATGGAGCGAGCCAGAGTACTACGAGGAGAGAGTCGGTGAGGTCTGGAGAGAGCCATTCGTTGATATATTCGACAGAGGCGATGAGTTCGTAATCACGGTAGAGCTCCCCGGAGTCAAGAAGGAGGACATAAAGGTCAGGGTAACCGACGATGCTGTGTACATTGAGGCCACAGTGAAGAGAGAAAAAGAGCTTGAAAAGGAGGGTGCAGTAAGGATCGAGAGGTACTACACAGGATACAGGAGGGTCATTAGGCTACCTGAGGAGGTAATCCCAGAGAAGGCCAAGGCAAGGTACAACAACGGTGTCCTTGAGATCAGGATTCCAAAGAAGCACCCAACAAAGAAGGAAGGTGAGGGCTTCGAAGTTAAGATCGAGTGATTATCTTCCCTTAAAAGTTTCTTTTTTGGTCAGGATATTCAATCGAAAAGTTTATAAAGAGATATGATTTTAGTAACCGCTGGTAAAGAAAATAGTGAGGTGATGCAAGATGCCTGAGAGGAAGGAGATTAAGCTCAAGGTCGCCTCTGCCTATCAGAGGGACGTGGGTAGGGGTATTGTTAGGATTGATAGGAAGGCTATGAGAGAGCTGGGAATTTCACCGGGTGACATTGTGGAGATCATTGGTACCAAGAATACTGCAGCTGTTGCATGGCCTGCTTATCCAGAGGATGAGGGTCTTGGGATAATCAGGATGGATGGTACGATCAGGAAGAACGCTGGCGTTGGCTTGGGTGACGAGGTTATAGTCAGGAAGGCTGAGGTCAGGGAGGCTAAGAAGGTAACACTGGCCCCAACCGAGCCGATAAGGTTTGGCAGGGACTTCGTTGAGTGGCTACACGAGAGGCTTATTGGTAGGCCGGTAGTTAGGGGAGACTACATCAGGATCGGAGTTCTCGGTCAGGAGCTAACGTTTGTAGTTACCGCAACCCAGCCAAGCGGGGTAGTTCAGATTACGGAGTTCACGGAGTTCAACGTTAGTGAGAAGCCAGTGAAGGAAGTAGAGAAGAGAATGACCACTGGAGTCACCTACGAGGACATTGGTGGTCTCAAGGACGTCATAGAGAAAATCAGGGAGATGATAGAGCTACCACTCAAGCACCCAGAGCTCTTCGAGAAGCTCGGCATTGAACCACCGAAGGGTGTTCTCTTGTATGGGCCCCCAGGAACTGGTAAGACTTTACTAGCTAAGGCCGTGGCCAACGAGGCTAATGCATACTTCATCGCAATCAACGGGCCCGAGATAATGAGCAAATACTACGGAGAAAGCGAAGAGAGGCTTAGGGAAGTGTTCAAGGAGGCTGAGGAGAACGCTCCAGCAATAATATTCATCGACGAAATTGACGCAATAGCACCAAAGAGGAGCGAAGTCACCGGAGAGGTCGAGAAAAGAGTAGTTGCTCAGCTGTTGGCCTTAATGGACGGTCTCAAGAGCAGGGGCAAGGTCATAGTCATAGGTGCGACGAACAGGCCTGATGCTATTGATCCGGCTTTGAGGAGGCCTGGAAGGTTTGATAGGGAGATTGAGGTTGGTGTTCCAGACAAGCAGGGTAGGAAGGAAATCCTACAAATCCACACAAGAGGAATGCCAATAGAACCAGACTTCAGAAGGAGCGACGTGCTCAGGGCTCTCGAGGAAATTAAGAAGGATGAGAAGTTCAAGGATGTCATTGACAAGGCTATTGAGAAGGTCAAGGCAAGCAGGGAAGAAGAGATTCCAAAGGTACTCAAGGAGATTAATGAGGACTTGTACAATGAGGTTAAGGCCAAGCTGATAGACTACCTGCTCGAGGAGCTTGCCGAGGTTACCCATGGATTCGTTGGTGCTGATCTGGCAGCATTGGCTAGGGAGGCTGCAATGGCCGCACTTAGGAGGCTGATCAGGGAGGGCAAGATCGACTTCGAGGCTGAGACGATACCAAGAGAGGTCTTAGATGAGCTCAAGGTAACAAGGAAGGACTTCTACGAGGCGCTCAAGATGGTTGAGCCTTCAGCATTGAGGGAAGTGCTCATTGAGGTACCAAACGTCCACTGGGATGACATTGGAGGACTCGAAGACGTAAAGCAAGAACTCAGAGAAGCAGTAGAATGGCCACTTAAGTACCCAGAGGCGTTCAGGGCTTATGGAATCACACCACCTAAGGGAATCCTACTATATGGACCACCAGGAACAGGTAAGACCCTGTTAGCCAAGGCAGTTGCAACTGAGAGCGAGGCCAACTTCATAGCCGTCAGAGGTCCAGAGATCCTCAGCAAGTGGGTCGGTGAGAGCGAGAAGAACATTAGAGAGATCTTCAGGAAGGCAAGGCAAGCAGCTCCAACGGTGATATTCATAGATGAGATAGATGCCATTGCCCCGAGAAGAGGAACTGACGTCAACAGGGTAACTGACAGGATAATCAATCAGTTACTCACCGAGATGGACGGTCTCGTTGAGAACAGTGGTGTTGTAGTTATCGCAGCAACCAACAGGCCCGACATAATCGACCCAGCCCTGCTTAGGCCGGGTAGGTTTGACAGGCTGATCCTAGTTCCAGCGCCCGACGAGAAGGCAAGGCTAGAAATATTCAAAGTACACACCAGAAACATGCCACTAGCCGATGACGTCAACCTCGAAGAGCTCGCCAAGAGAACCGAGGGATACACTGGAGCTGACATAGCGGCCGTGTGCAGAGAGGCTGCAATGATAGCCATGAGAAGGGCACTGGAGCAAGGAATACTCAAGGAGGGCATGAAGGCGGATGAGATCAGGAGGATAGCAAAGGTCACGATGAAGGACTTCGAAGAGGCCCTCAAGAAGATTGGACCTTCGGTCAGCAAGGAGACGATGGAGTACTACAGGAGAATCCAGGAGCAGTTCAAGCAGGCTAGGGGATGATCTCTCTTATCCTTTCTACCATTTTAAGAGGGGTGGTTGCATGATCTATGGAGTCCTCCTGAGTATTCCGGAAAAGCACGTAGCAAAGTACGAGGATGAAGTTAGGAAGGTAATAGGTTACGGTATTGCTAGGGGGGACATAATAAGCTTTACCGAGGCCAGGTACAAAGGTGATGTTGCATTCGTGATGTTGGCCAGATCTCAGAAGGCTGCAGAGAGAACCGTTAATGAGCTCAAGGAGCTTCCAATAAATGTGAAGGTCATAGAGAT encodes the following:
- a CDS encoding Nre family DNA repair protein, with amino-acid sequence MIKVNSQICAICKGRKLLCGRPVCPILERFRAVREVTPLINREDIFGSSPPSIFVGEYGYPKVRLGPLVPPIEGETSYLDNPSSWENVTIRDVLRYRSLLVMGQVRVDVDVRKSGRMIESIQELALSSRPVDSEILLKGKPIVKVLPSEFAPPIGPRGLLKKFEVVENPKVPRKVDSVVSDELKARDAVVTLYEAGFDEYYIIRLLSAGLLGIKKKIVPTRWSITAVQDTIGNYLRKIILNYGTVDKYELYLHEFLGNRYVVLLLPRRYSFELLEVWLKGSLFGSDEPTVIHDYEDFRGIKGYAEETSGAYYAARLSVLEHLRKRRRQASAIVFREVTPAYYAPVGVWQIRIGVKKALENEPRIFETLTEALNEVGKILQHPLDKYLEKSWLLKQLRQRSIEAFLGVSGWKGK
- a CDS encoding CBS domain-containing protein; this translates as MERKIARIMGKRKLVLLARKEELSHNIKYISKVPVRIVMDKEFLKVHPETPIFELINMFTSEETSAVVVDENDRLIGFITMKDILSYFIPPRKYSVVGFGMLKRYSLTRASRVADVMVKRPITISVNDDLGHAIKLMIETGKHHLPVIDENRRVHGILEVKDIIRLIRIVST
- a CDS encoding IS1/IS1595 family N-terminal zinc-binding domain-containing protein; this translates as MREEVILDIQKLLSLSDEEVLNAVRKLRGEVICPYCGSREIVKIGFINRKSGFEVQRFKCKNCGKTFNELDGTPLSGVHSLRRIVLIAYFALYLKFTPSTIMAIVDLKYPTVVRLYKRVIENKEFFNELLELLLNEQ
- a CDS encoding DUF257 family protein, which translates into the protein MEISDVLEKEKISVLVEYTSEDVLGPTVFTILQRIIDKYGDRALIIITDFLDTLPIYKYQAELLGMKTDLIENVPVIKVGGKISVGNVLHKIPISAYPVYKTLYEEALGKLLDNVRHHNGFFINMQLGIENIMNIFDKKELIEQVHDIGEYVVTKNKDVRDIVFLNTDSMRNVSLQVVSMLKMIFPIVLKLTNDGKSFVVSKSVFPNLKGSSGTIWEVME
- a CDS encoding methyl-accepting chemotaxis protein codes for the protein MKFKKKLTLSIFLPLVLAVVTAIVIENMAISDLYDNLEKTMQIVRSGGSAEAIQSSMASALSQLKKTLWISIGAMAAVAVGSGVVAYGLMKSALDPVSKMARVAENIAQGRLNYARRMITEIQYRERDEIGKLLEAFRSISQDVLRTLEVITERMEKIAEGDVRDDITLHAKGDFESILNAMRRTVTQLRTLMKTVKDLALTLEKRADELTRIASEITEAVNQVAEAIQQVSTEAQRQQENISMIMDGMNITADVTQKTVDAMEEFSGIVNEVISIAREGKEKGEKAITQVGDIQEAMKVIRDAVQEVAEMSKNVGEIINTIADIAEQTNLLALNAAIEAARAGELGRGFAVVAQEVRNLAEESKDAADRIRSILRDIQEKVERAVEETERGVKIVDNSVDFLKETVGYLMNIGELLDDVEERLNAVKSEITNTQEHVENAKRALENLAASAEEMTASAQEVSASAEEQASSLEEVKRNIIELRNIVKDLRKAIEFIKVEG
- a CDS encoding RAD55 family ATPase, with the translated sequence MDSSFEFFSPIPIDIEEIDRAIGGGLIRGTTITIMYDAFSLGWALGFEIFKNMLFRNSFGVIHNYSLPVIKLISRASFVGLNLQRLAREERRVKILDIFGSKYDIPPYDDYVITIPNPTEETLTPKIERVYEERIYPIAGEKRIVKLIYTLDGVVTLFDENVTIKLLNAEVAHLAKVYKRRDIISIFLLNMDVVSRKFVAWVSGLSDVVIVFNSRIGDGELVETMSILKSPNPDFEPSTYEFKIAANDGAHSLSFRKSERNA
- a CDS encoding ATP-binding cassette domain-containing protein, translated to MKAIEVKNLRKLYPKKIPLPFRKVEWFEALKGISFTVKRGELFGLLGPNGAGKTTTIKILTTLLEPTSGEARVLGYDVVKEAREVRKRINLVAEGERTLYWRLTAYENLRYFASIYYVPKREAEERIEELLKMVGLWERRNDLVMNYSRGMKQRLAIAKALINDPEVLFLDEPTLGLDVQSAIFVRELVKRLVEEEGKTVLLTTHYMHEAEELCDRIAIIDHGRIIALDTPEGLKKLVKDETIVEVRVRNYPGDNPFGLAKVSEENGVTVLRGSLDEEDIPKLVEFLVRRNAKVLSVEVKEPTLEDVFIKLTGRGLRD
- a CDS encoding ABC transporter permease; its protein translation is MSILAIIDKEFRMFFRYPLRVISSLLVGIVFLVQFIYFGQAILGGRFSPLLQASTGVGDYPTYVLIGYTLWWVSVSPMEASVWGIRRELQRGTFESNVASPTGILKMILGLAIAWMLMDSALMLAVFVFGVLAFHIPISLTAVIKVTPVLFLSFLAFLGFGFMFSGLVMMLKNIGPLANILEFAILFLSGVFFPLSTLPQDVRAISSLIPLTHAANAIRKLFLGYTYSAVSHEIKWMIILIPLYWAVSLAIFKWAERITRMMGYGGY
- a CDS encoding ABC transporter permease yields the protein MEATELRALMGVARKSWKVFLSYKAWFVSEIAMGLFFVANALLIGLGLTGKRTSEALARLTGYSDYLTFAVLGFMVLAFGLTFMSGFVWSIVDELYAGTLEYSFAAPMRRITFFLGNVLVRLVLNFLYLAVYVPLFYFVFGLTLSFSGLLKGLLILLLGSIGMIGLGMTVAGIVLYLKDPGPFINVMEMLVFALSGAMYPVEILPNTLRLLALILPYAPTTEAVRSVVAHGLAESLAKIAYLTAISLAYLILGYLGYKWSEKRAREVGLKSY
- a CDS encoding ADP-dependent ribose-1-phosphate kinase encodes the protein MKLDVICMGNLNYDITFLMEKFPEFHEKVNAKSVYTGLGGSAGNTASWLASLRLRVGFIGAVGNDDFGRLHIEYFKKVGVDTGGIKIVDDATGVAVMMVKGEDKRIVKYPGANRFKEVKEEYLARARHLHLSSNPIELIREAIEKAKRLGLTVSFDPGEMEVPQDIEEKLDILMMNEDEFKRKYGNLEKIKDVKARIAIATLNGGGALVRDESGEVHEIRGLSAKVVDTTGGGDSFNAGFIYGFLNGWDVVSSAKLGMLLAYLTVQEVGARTAIRPLDEIRKIARGLKLEIPL
- a CDS encoding Hsp20/alpha crystallin family protein, which codes for MVVRRRRWDVWDPFDLIREIQEEIDAMFDEFFSRPRFWTYRRWSEPEYYEERVGEVWREPFVDIFDRGDEFVITVELPGVKKEDIKVRVTDDAVYIEATVKREKELEKEGAVRIERYYTGYRRVIRLPEEVIPEKAKARYNNGVLEIRIPKKHPTKKEGEGFEVKIE